One window of the Anoplolepis gracilipes chromosome 9, ASM4749672v1, whole genome shotgun sequence genome contains the following:
- the LOC140669537 gene encoding transcription termination factor 1 isoform X1, protein MDIYSVDIDMDFVQDTDDSLISVNEDPITDPLFISDCEERDTDTIHMESKSQSSIEPEKSTFIDNEQISNMNKSSEKHKLNTKEKHLLEELKNIKAKEELPVSLKKKLKALHIKLIHKVPPQHKVERTGSHAPTRQEKKLFEKYGPLRKGLYSPKEDKIIKKNWETFCQLHEWDTSMTEPFFNWRHNGKYYIADVKERQKFVQFLSNGVPWRTLYSVYSRFKVLYCKKITQARYTSKEDKKILMYIQNEHFAKRDTKYIELAKLLNRTSRSIFKRYQYLKNIEDNSEIRSLSNIKWTLPLIEKFIKTLLNVTLSEDIRELKGAIIPKCVWQKMKKKLNIHENILRTFWQNQLHLQLFSPGPIYLNDIKIQLIEYMYQKGIANSREIIWSNVAHSFDGAPAVFLCRLFFYLIQECNLDNMKNFADIVGYLYHTKISEIKKAPTDKFLPRLIYKNKKMYLLNEEDNNVTKSNNI, encoded by the exons atggaTATTTATAGCGTGGATATTGATATGGATTTTGTACAAGATACTGATGATAGTCTAATAAGTGTAAATGAAGATCCAATTACAGATCCTTTATTTATTAGCGATTGTGAGGAACGAGACACTGACACGATACATATGGAATCAAAATCACAATCTTCAATAGAACCAGAAAAATCAACTTTTATTGACAATGAACAAATtagtaatatgaataaatcatCTGAGAAACATAAGTTGAATACAAAAGAGAAACATCTTTTagaagaattgaaaaatataaaagctaaGGAAGAATTGCCAGTATCTCTCAAAAag AAATTGAAGgcattacatataaaactaATACATAAAGTACCTCCGCAACATAAAGTAGAACGTACCGGATCTCATGCACCAACgagacaagaaaaaaaattatttgagaaatatggaCCGCTTCGAAAAGGATTATATTCACCTAAAgaggataaaattattaaaaaaaactgggAAACATTTTGTCAG CTTCATGAATGGGACACAAGCATGACTGAACCATTTTTTAATTGGAGACacaatggaaaatattatatagctgatgtgaaagaaagacaaaaatttgtacaatttttatcaaatggaGTACCTTGGCGAACTTTATACAGCGTTTATTCTagatttaaagtattatattgtaaaaaaatcactCAGGCTCG atATACTtcaaaagaagataaaaaaattttaatgtatatacagaatGAACATTTTGCTAAACGTGACactaaatatattgaattagcAAAGTTATTAAATCGAACAAGTCGATCAATTTTTAAACGATATcaatatctcaaaaatattgaagataaTTCAGAAATAAGAT cattatcaaatattaaatggaCATTGCCACTAAtcgaaaagtttataaaaactttacttAATGTAACATTAAGTGAAGatataagagaattaaaaGGTGCTATAATTCCAAAGTGTGTGTGgcagaaaatgaaaaaaaaactaaatatacatgaaaacATTTTGAGAACATTTTGGCAAAATCAATTGCATCTACAATTATTTAGTCCAGGTCCTAtctatttaaatgatattaagaTACAACTAATTGAATA TATGTATCAAAAAGGAATAGCGAATTCTCGTGAAATTATATGGTCCAATGTCGCACACTCTTTTGATGGAGCACCTGCAGTATTTCTTTGTAGACTCTTTTTTTACCTAATTCAAGAATGTAATTTGgacaatatgaaaaattttgctg ATATTGTAGGATACCTATATCATACTAAGATCTCCGAAATTAAAAAGGCCCCTACAGATAAGTTCCTACCtagacttatatataaaaataaaaaaatgtatttactaAACGAAGAAGATAATAATGTAactaaaagtaataatatttaa
- the LOC140669537 gene encoding uncharacterized protein isoform X2, producing the protein MDIYSVDIDMDFVQDTDDSLISVNEDPITDPLFISDCEERDTDTIHMESKSQSSIEPEKSTFIDNEQISNMNKSSEKHKLNTKEKHLLEELKNIKAKEELPVSLKKKLKALHIKLIHKVPPQHKVERTGSHAPTRQEKKLFEKYGPLRKGLYSPKEDKIIKKNWETFCQLHEWDTSMTEPFFNWRHNGKYYIADVKERQKFVQFLSNGVPWRTLYSVYSRFKVLYCKKITQARYTSKEDKKILMYIQNEHFAKRDTKYIELAKLLNRTSRSIFKRYQYLKNIEDNSEIRSLSNIKWTLPLIEKFIKTLLNVTLSEDIRELKGAIIPKCVWQKMKKKLNIHENILRTFWQNQLHLQLFSPGPIYLNDIKIQLIEYMYNSLLQYVSKRNSEFS; encoded by the exons atggaTATTTATAGCGTGGATATTGATATGGATTTTGTACAAGATACTGATGATAGTCTAATAAGTGTAAATGAAGATCCAATTACAGATCCTTTATTTATTAGCGATTGTGAGGAACGAGACACTGACACGATACATATGGAATCAAAATCACAATCTTCAATAGAACCAGAAAAATCAACTTTTATTGACAATGAACAAATtagtaatatgaataaatcatCTGAGAAACATAAGTTGAATACAAAAGAGAAACATCTTTTagaagaattgaaaaatataaaagctaaGGAAGAATTGCCAGTATCTCTCAAAAag AAATTGAAGgcattacatataaaactaATACATAAAGTACCTCCGCAACATAAAGTAGAACGTACCGGATCTCATGCACCAACgagacaagaaaaaaaattatttgagaaatatggaCCGCTTCGAAAAGGATTATATTCACCTAAAgaggataaaattattaaaaaaaactgggAAACATTTTGTCAG CTTCATGAATGGGACACAAGCATGACTGAACCATTTTTTAATTGGAGACacaatggaaaatattatatagctgatgtgaaagaaagacaaaaatttgtacaatttttatcaaatggaGTACCTTGGCGAACTTTATACAGCGTTTATTCTagatttaaagtattatattgtaaaaaaatcactCAGGCTCG atATACTtcaaaagaagataaaaaaattttaatgtatatacagaatGAACATTTTGCTAAACGTGACactaaatatattgaattagcAAAGTTATTAAATCGAACAAGTCGATCAATTTTTAAACGATATcaatatctcaaaaatattgaagataaTTCAGAAATAAGAT cattatcaaatattaaatggaCATTGCCACTAAtcgaaaagtttataaaaactttacttAATGTAACATTAAGTGAAGatataagagaattaaaaGGTGCTATAATTCCAAAGTGTGTGTGgcagaaaatgaaaaaaaaactaaatatacatgaaaacATTTTGAGAACATTTTGGCAAAATCAATTGCATCTACAATTATTTAGTCCAGGTCCTAtctatttaaatgatattaagaTACAACTAATTGAATA TATGTACAATTCACTATTGCAGTATGTATCAAAAAGGAATAGCGAATTCTCGTGA